The following are from one region of the Salinirussus salinus genome:
- a CDS encoding FxsA family protein: MLRIIGVLLLIPILDILLLVVLMGVIGWEVVVLAVVLSALVGLLLARAEGRHTLRKIQQKLAQGEPPTDELLDAALLLVAGGFLLTPGLVTDAVGLLLVVPLTRYPVRLAVKRWVVVPYVDAKTGGFATGNVYVGGFPGEGGQQGPGQGQGPGPGPGPGGPGGEDVHDLDEDAYDIGSDDDRQR, encoded by the coding sequence ATGCTTCGGATCATCGGGGTGCTGTTGCTCATTCCCATCCTCGACATCCTCCTGCTGGTGGTCCTGATGGGGGTCATCGGCTGGGAGGTAGTGGTGCTGGCGGTGGTGCTGTCGGCGCTGGTGGGGCTGTTGCTCGCCCGCGCGGAGGGACGGCACACGCTCCGGAAGATACAACAGAAGCTCGCGCAGGGCGAGCCTCCGACCGACGAACTCCTCGACGCCGCCCTGCTGCTGGTCGCCGGCGGCTTCCTGCTCACTCCGGGGCTCGTCACCGACGCCGTCGGGCTCCTGCTCGTGGTCCCGCTGACGCGGTACCCGGTCCGGCTGGCGGTCAAGCGGTGGGTGGTCGTCCCCTACGTCGACGCCAAGACGGGCGGCTTCGCAACCGGGAACGTCTACGTCGGCGGCTTCCCCGGCGAGGGCGGTCAGCAGGGTCCAGGGCAGGGTCAGGGCCCCGGTCCCGGCCCGGGTCCCGGCGGGCCGGGCGGCGAGGACGTCCACGACCTCGACGAGGACGCCTACGACATCGGCTCCGACGACGACCGGCAGCGCTGA
- a CDS encoding class I adenylate-forming enzyme family protein, whose product MQVHDQEQIARYEEAGAWGEETLLDQFADTVSRHPDRTAVVDPPNTPDLVDREPERLTYAEFADAVDAIATSLREHGVGKDDFVVAQLPNTWELAALYLGVARAGAVLSPMPIQWRRHELEHVVGTTEAVAYVGPREFKEFDHVEMATDLAGTSGTLESVFSFADVREFASREPDADELEPVEVGANEVFNLQWTSGTTADPKACPMTHNNWQSNPTPLLCDMSEGDVVLCAAPLVNMTALGVNYVPWLLTQGTLVLHHPIDLGLMVEQMQTEGVTFTILVPAMLNQLLKHPDVDEFDLSDVETITTGSAAPAEWAMEEFQERWGIEIINIWGQNEGTSAVSGPETTPMDRRATDFPRFAEDTDWGIDDPRIDTVDIRVVDTETGDQLTEPGEVGEVKFRGPGLMAGYYNQPDLTEAAFDEDGYFYTGDLFQVEEDGFMSFFDRKKDVIIRGGFTISAKEVENIVLEHPKVADAAVVGEPHEDLGERVAVFAVPQPGEDLALEDITEYMGDDVAVYKRPERLEVVDEVPRNPVGKVLKTDLRDRL is encoded by the coding sequence ATGCAGGTCCACGACCAGGAGCAGATAGCGCGGTACGAGGAGGCCGGTGCGTGGGGCGAGGAGACGCTGCTCGACCAGTTCGCCGACACCGTCTCCCGGCATCCAGACCGGACGGCCGTGGTCGACCCGCCGAACACGCCCGACCTGGTCGACCGCGAGCCCGAGCGGCTGACCTACGCCGAGTTCGCCGACGCGGTCGACGCCATCGCGACGTCGCTTCGCGAACACGGGGTCGGGAAGGACGACTTCGTCGTCGCGCAGTTGCCGAACACGTGGGAGCTTGCGGCGCTGTATCTGGGCGTCGCCCGGGCCGGTGCGGTCCTCTCCCCGATGCCGATCCAGTGGCGCCGCCACGAACTCGAGCACGTCGTCGGGACGACGGAGGCCGTCGCGTACGTCGGTCCCCGGGAATTCAAGGAGTTCGACCACGTCGAGATGGCGACCGACCTCGCCGGGACGTCGGGAACGCTCGAATCAGTCTTCTCGTTTGCGGACGTGCGGGAGTTCGCGAGCCGCGAGCCGGACGCCGACGAACTCGAACCCGTCGAGGTCGGGGCCAACGAGGTGTTCAACCTCCAGTGGACCTCGGGGACGACCGCCGACCCCAAGGCCTGTCCGATGACCCACAACAACTGGCAGTCGAACCCGACGCCGCTGCTCTGTGACATGAGCGAGGGGGACGTGGTCCTCTGTGCGGCGCCGCTCGTCAACATGACCGCGCTGGGGGTCAACTACGTTCCGTGGCTGCTCACGCAGGGCACGCTCGTCCTGCACCACCCCATCGACCTCGGGCTGATGGTCGAGCAGATGCAGACGGAGGGGGTCACGTTCACCATTCTGGTGCCGGCGATGCTGAATCAGCTGCTCAAACACCCCGACGTCGACGAGTTCGACCTGAGCGACGTCGAGACGATCACGACCGGGTCGGCCGCCCCGGCCGAGTGGGCGATGGAGGAGTTCCAGGAGCGGTGGGGTATCGAGATCATCAACATCTGGGGGCAAAACGAGGGGACCTCGGCGGTCAGCGGCCCGGAGACGACGCCGATGGACCGGCGCGCGACCGACTTCCCGCGGTTCGCCGAGGACACCGACTGGGGGATCGACGACCCCCGCATCGACACCGTCGACATCCGGGTCGTCGACACCGAGACCGGCGACCAGCTGACCGAGCCGGGGGAAGTCGGCGAGGTGAAATTCCGCGGGCCGGGGCTGATGGCCGGCTACTACAACCAGCCCGACCTCACCGAGGCCGCCTTCGACGAGGACGGCTACTTCTACACCGGGGACCTGTTCCAGGTCGAGGAGGACGGCTTCATGAGCTTCTTCGACCGGAAGAAAGACGTCATCATCCGGGGCGGGTTCACTATCAGCGCGAAGGAGGTCGAGAACATCGTCCTCGAGCACCCGAAGGTGGCGGACGCGGCCGTCGTCGGCGAGCCACACGAGGACCTCGGCGAGCGGGTCGCGGTGTTCGCGGTGCCCCAGCCCGGCGAGGACCTGGCGCTCGAGGACATCACCGAGTACATGGGCGACGACGTCGCCGTCTACAAGCGGCCCGAGCGCCTGGAGGTCGTCGATGAAGTCCCGCGGAACCCGGTCGGCAAGGTCCTCAAGACCGACCTCCGCGACCGGCTGTGA
- a CDS encoding histone yields MSVELPFAPVDAVIRRNAGDLRVSRGATAELARRIQTRGARLAADAAEDATEDGRKTLMAADFGVERVPDKDSLELPIAPVDRIARLEIDDRYRVAMDARVALATLLESFADDVAAAAATLARHADRRTVKAEDVATYFELGQYFE; encoded by the coding sequence ATGAGCGTCGAGCTACCGTTCGCGCCGGTGGACGCGGTGATCCGGCGGAACGCGGGGGACCTGCGCGTGAGCAGGGGGGCGACCGCGGAGCTCGCCCGGCGCATCCAGACGCGTGGGGCGCGCCTGGCCGCCGACGCGGCCGAGGACGCCACCGAAGACGGACGCAAGACGCTGATGGCCGCGGACTTCGGCGTCGAGCGCGTCCCGGACAAGGACAGCCTGGAGTTGCCGATCGCGCCCGTCGACCGGATCGCCCGCCTGGAGATCGACGACCGCTACCGGGTCGCGATGGACGCACGGGTCGCGCTGGCGACCCTTCTGGAGTCGTTCGCGGACGACGTCGCCGCCGCCGCAGCGACGCTCGCCCGCCACGCCGACCGCCGGACAGTGAAGGCGGAGGACGTGGCGACGTACTTCGAGCTCGGACAGTACTTCGAATGA
- a CDS encoding single-stranded DNA binding protein: MGAIDEVYEDLDADVSEEEFREAVEAKVEQMGGLADEETAAMLIAHELADSEVGQVADIEPTMDEVKFIAKVVSVGELRTFERDDGEGRVVNVEAADETGAVRLAFWDEQAQSVADGGLEPGDVLRVKGRPKEGYNGLEVSVDKAEPDEEATIDVDLDGETTVESLTMGQSDVTLRGLVLGTDSVRTFDRDDGSEGRVANLTLGDETGRVRVTLWDERADRAEELDPGTAVEVVDGYVREREGDLELHVGDRGAVEEVEGEVAYEPDADPIAEAEIGETVDLAGVVRSTDPVRTFDRDDGSEGQVRNVRIQDDTGDMRVALWGGKADIDLAPGDEVLAADVEVEDGFQDDLEASANWRSTVVVLDDASTGADVGSSDVEAGDATDETAPGRGMEAGDRSGSQADSGGDDSPGLDAFADGEGPAASQGASDGETGGEPSGEDAGQAAAERVEFTGTVVQTGDPVVLDDGTETMTVRTDARLQLGEEVTVGGRLTDGTLEADEVR; encoded by the coding sequence ATGGGTGCAATCGACGAGGTGTACGAGGACCTCGACGCGGACGTCTCCGAGGAGGAGTTCCGCGAGGCCGTGGAGGCGAAAGTCGAGCAGATGGGGGGCCTCGCCGACGAGGAGACGGCCGCGATGCTCATCGCCCACGAGCTCGCCGACAGCGAGGTCGGCCAGGTCGCGGACATCGAGCCCACCATGGACGAGGTGAAGTTCATCGCCAAGGTGGTCTCGGTGGGGGAGCTGCGCACCTTCGAGCGCGACGACGGGGAGGGTCGCGTGGTCAACGTCGAGGCCGCCGACGAGACCGGCGCGGTCCGGCTTGCCTTCTGGGACGAGCAGGCCCAGTCGGTTGCCGACGGAGGGCTCGAGCCCGGCGACGTTCTCCGGGTCAAGGGCCGCCCGAAGGAGGGGTACAACGGGCTCGAGGTGAGCGTCGACAAGGCCGAGCCCGACGAGGAGGCCACGATCGACGTCGACCTCGACGGCGAGACGACCGTCGAGTCGCTGACGATGGGCCAGTCCGACGTCACGCTCCGGGGGCTGGTGCTCGGAACCGACTCGGTGCGGACGTTCGACCGGGACGACGGCTCGGAGGGGCGCGTCGCGAACCTCACGCTCGGCGACGAGACCGGGCGGGTGCGGGTCACGCTGTGGGACGAGAGGGCCGACCGTGCGGAGGAGCTCGACCCCGGGACGGCCGTCGAGGTCGTCGACGGCTACGTCCGCGAGCGCGAGGGCGACCTGGAGCTGCACGTCGGCGACCGCGGCGCCGTCGAGGAGGTCGAGGGCGAGGTGGCCTACGAGCCCGACGCCGACCCCATCGCGGAGGCGGAGATCGGCGAGACAGTCGACCTCGCGGGCGTGGTCCGGTCGACGGACCCCGTCCGGACGTTCGACCGGGACGACGGCTCGGAGGGGCAGGTCCGGAACGTCCGCATCCAGGACGACACCGGGGACATGCGCGTGGCGCTGTGGGGCGGGAAGGCCGATATCGACCTCGCGCCCGGTGACGAGGTGCTCGCGGCCGACGTCGAGGTCGAGGACGGCTTCCAGGACGACCTGGAGGCCTCCGCGAACTGGCGGTCGACGGTCGTCGTCCTCGACGACGCGAGCACGGGCGCGGACGTCGGCAGCTCCGACGTGGAGGCCGGCGACGCCACGGACGAGACGGCCCCGGGGCGCGGGATGGAGGCCGGCGACCGGTCCGGCAGCCAGGCGGACTCGGGCGGCGACGACAGTCCGGGACTGGACGCCTTCGCCGACGGCGAGGGGCCGGCCGCGAGTCAGGGCGCGAGCGACGGGGAAACGGGCGGCGAGCCGTCGGGGGAGGACGCCGGGCAGGCGGCCGCCGAACGCGTCGAGTTCACGGGGACGGTCGTCCAGACGGGCGACCCGGTCGTGCTGGACGACGGGACGGAGACCATGACCGTCCGGACCGACGCCCGGCTCCAGCTGGGTGAGGAGGTCACGGTCGGCGGCCGGCTGACAGACGGGACGCTGGAGGCCGACGAGGTCCGGTAG
- a CDS encoding DUF7504 family protein: MSERAGTADGTAPDLSTLSGVSNVLLLAPSLGGHSDEVCFDLLAERPPSETNVLVVSYTQTPAELVEDWDDHVGVPPVRGGIVSVGQGEAGSDDASWAVKPVENPSDLTGVGIELSELLSGMASASDESEHIAVCFNSITSLLQYADLQRGFRFLHVVTGRVKTVGGVGHFHIDPDAHDAQTLATLKGLFDAVVEVNDDGSWDVQR, translated from the coding sequence ATGTCCGAACGGGCTGGGACAGCCGACGGGACGGCGCCTGACCTGTCGACCCTCTCGGGCGTCTCCAACGTGCTCCTCCTAGCCCCGTCTCTGGGCGGCCACAGCGACGAGGTCTGTTTCGACTTGCTCGCGGAGCGGCCGCCGTCCGAAACGAACGTGCTCGTGGTCAGTTACACCCAGACCCCGGCCGAACTCGTCGAGGACTGGGACGACCACGTGGGAGTCCCGCCGGTCCGCGGGGGGATCGTCAGCGTCGGTCAGGGGGAGGCCGGTAGCGACGACGCCTCGTGGGCGGTCAAGCCCGTCGAGAACCCCTCGGACCTGACCGGCGTGGGGATCGAGCTGAGCGAACTCCTCTCGGGGATGGCGTCGGCCTCCGACGAGAGCGAGCACATCGCCGTCTGTTTCAACTCCATCACTTCCCTGCTCCAGTACGCCGACCTCCAGCGGGGCTTTCGCTTTCTCCACGTCGTGACCGGACGTGTCAAGACCGTCGGTGGCGTCGGCCACTTCCACATCGACCCCGACGCCCACGACGCCCAGACGCTGGCGACGCTGAAAGGGCTGTTCGACGCCGTCGTCGAGGTAAACGACGACGGCAGCTGGGACGTCCAGCGGTGA
- a CDS encoding histone deacetylase family protein — protein MRYGHREVCLDHETGPRHPESPDRIRAVRRALADHHGVSYVEGASADIGDVLAVHDGDYVDDLEAFCAGGGGNWDADTVAVEETFEAALASAGLAEWAVEAALEGDAGRDTPFSLGRPPGHHAVEDDAMGFCFFNNAAVAAQATLDERPGVDRVAILDWDVHHGNGTQDIFYDRGDVFYVSIHESGLYPGTGKVHETGEGAGEGTNLNVPFPPGTTHGAYLAALDDVVGPALRGFDPDLLVISAGFDAHEHDPISRMRVSTEGYGLLTDRVRTLADEAGAALAFVLEGGYDLDTLANSVTMVHEVFDGYEPVEEGAEVGSSARNVIDAVAGQGFGE, from the coding sequence ATGAGATACGGCCACCGCGAGGTCTGCCTCGACCACGAGACCGGGCCGCGCCACCCGGAGAGTCCCGACCGGATCCGGGCCGTCCGGCGCGCGCTCGCCGACCACCACGGCGTCAGCTACGTCGAGGGCGCGTCGGCCGACATCGGGGACGTGCTCGCGGTGCACGACGGCGACTACGTCGACGACCTGGAGGCGTTCTGTGCCGGCGGCGGCGGCAACTGGGACGCCGACACCGTCGCCGTCGAGGAGACCTTCGAGGCGGCGCTGGCGAGCGCCGGCCTCGCGGAGTGGGCCGTCGAGGCTGCCCTCGAGGGCGACGCGGGTCGGGACACCCCCTTCTCGCTGGGGCGACCCCCGGGGCACCACGCCGTCGAGGACGACGCCATGGGCTTTTGTTTTTTCAACAACGCTGCCGTCGCCGCCCAGGCGACCCTCGACGAGCGACCGGGCGTCGACCGGGTGGCCATCCTCGACTGGGACGTCCACCACGGCAACGGGACACAGGACATCTTCTACGACCGCGGCGACGTCTTCTACGTCTCCATCCACGAGTCCGGGCTCTACCCCGGGACCGGGAAGGTCCACGAGACCGGCGAGGGAGCCGGCGAGGGGACGAACCTGAACGTCCCCTTCCCGCCGGGGACGACCCACGGCGCGTACCTGGCGGCGCTGGACGACGTGGTCGGGCCGGCGCTGCGCGGGTTCGACCCCGACCTGCTGGTCATCAGCGCGGGCTTCGACGCCCACGAGCACGACCCCATCTCGCGGATGCGCGTCTCGACGGAGGGCTACGGCCTGCTGACCGACCGGGTCCGGACCCTCGCCGACGAGGCCGGCGCGGCGCTGGCTTTCGTCCTGGAGGGCGGGTACGACCTCGACACCCTCGCCAACAGCGTCACGATGGTCCACGAAGTTTTCGACGGCTACGAGCCTGTCGAGGAGGGAGCAGAGGTCGGCAGCAGCGCGCGCAACGTCATCGACGCGGTGGCCGGCCAGGGATTCGGCGAGTAG
- a CDS encoding tyrosine-type recombinase/integrase has translation MTDDLDPITPDAALDYYLDARRYDLRDSTMRSHESRLRSFTDWLKDQEVTNMNDVDLQTLHAYRVYKREDNGDDDTCNDVTMQGQVSTIRRFLSHLVDIDAVPEELPERIRLPNVNGDGSDDTRLESARANAILDYLREFRYASSEHVAMLILWRTSARRGGVRALDLDDFDRDERALCFRHRPESDTALKNGAAGERDVSISPPVASVIQDYIDSPNRHEVTDDFDRAPLITTQYGRPSLTTFQNWAYRLTRPCVIGEPCPHDYEPATCEYNTHDGAPGCPSSLSPHAVRTGSITAHRDAGTPRAVVSDRGDVSEKVLEKHYDKASKRQRMRRRRDHLPEDI, from the coding sequence ATGACCGACGACCTCGACCCCATCACTCCGGATGCTGCGCTCGACTACTACCTCGATGCCCGCCGGTACGACCTCCGGGACAGCACCATGCGGAGCCACGAATCCCGCCTCCGGTCCTTCACGGACTGGCTAAAAGACCAGGAGGTCACCAACATGAACGACGTCGACCTCCAGACCCTCCACGCCTACCGGGTCTACAAACGGGAGGACAACGGCGACGACGACACCTGCAACGACGTGACCATGCAGGGACAGGTGTCGACCATCCGCCGATTCCTCTCCCATCTCGTCGATATCGACGCTGTTCCCGAGGAACTCCCCGAACGCATCCGCCTCCCAAACGTGAACGGTGACGGAAGCGACGACACCCGCCTCGAATCCGCACGGGCGAATGCCATCCTCGACTACCTCCGAGAATTCCGCTACGCATCCTCGGAACACGTCGCCATGCTCATCTTGTGGCGCACGTCAGCTCGTCGCGGCGGCGTTCGGGCGCTCGACCTCGACGACTTCGACCGTGACGAGCGCGCCCTTTGCTTCCGCCATCGTCCCGAGTCCGACACCGCGCTCAAGAACGGCGCAGCGGGCGAGCGCGACGTGTCGATCTCTCCGCCGGTCGCCTCGGTGATTCAGGACTATATTGACAGCCCGAACCGACATGAGGTGACCGACGACTTCGACCGGGCTCCCCTGATCACGACTCAGTACGGGCGTCCCTCTCTGACGACCTTCCAGAACTGGGCGTATCGGCTCACCCGACCCTGTGTCATCGGTGAGCCGTGCCCACACGACTACGAACCCGCCACCTGCGAGTACAACACCCACGACGGCGCCCCTGGCTGTCCGTCGTCTCTCTCGCCCCACGCCGTTAGGACCGGCTCGATCACCGCCCATCGTGACGCTGGAACTCCCCGTGCGGTCGTCAGCGACCGCGGCGACGTGAGCGAGAAGGTACTGGAGAAACACTACGACAAGGCGTCCAAGCGCCAGCGGATGCGTCGGCGCCGCGACCACCTCCCGGAGGACATCTGA
- a CDS encoding class I SAM-dependent methyltransferase → MTPDTQSPDAIDRTEDSSRCVSETILDATCGGRSIWLDENKNREDTLYIDRREEPAGFVDEAVADPPNNPNYEVSPDEVQDYRDLPYPDRTFNLVVFDPPHIIRGDGMKTLTGVMTKKYGALKAETWQSDLRQGFLELFRVLKFGGTLVFKFSDESVDFRTVVDLAPQPPLFGTTVRGGGSSVETRWFVFHKDCSVNTDTEQGGSS, encoded by the coding sequence GTGACTCCTGATACTCAATCTCCGGACGCTATTGACCGGACCGAGGACAGCTCAAGGTGCGTCTCTGAGACAATACTCGACGCGACCTGTGGTGGTCGCAGCATCTGGCTCGACGAAAACAAGAACCGGGAGGATACGCTCTATATCGACCGCCGCGAAGAGCCAGCCGGATTTGTCGACGAGGCGGTAGCAGACCCGCCCAACAATCCGAACTACGAGGTCTCCCCCGACGAGGTGCAGGATTACAGGGACCTGCCATACCCAGATAGGACGTTCAACCTCGTGGTGTTTGACCCGCCCCACATCATCCGCGGCGATGGTATGAAAACGCTCACCGGGGTGATGACCAAGAAATACGGCGCGCTGAAAGCAGAAACCTGGCAATCGGACCTCCGCCAAGGATTCCTTGAGCTGTTCCGAGTTCTGAAATTCGGTGGAACCCTGGTGTTCAAATTCTCAGACGAGTCTGTCGATTTCCGGACCGTTGTTGACCTTGCACCCCAGCCACCGCTGTTCGGCACCACGGTTCGAGGTGGCGGTTCCAGCGTCGAAACAAGGTGGTTCGTGTTCCACAAAGACTGCTCAGTAAACACGGATACCGAACAGGGAGGGTCGTCATGA
- the cca gene encoding CCA tRNA nucleotidyltransferase, whose amino-acid sequence MSEDDFAAVTATVRGRVVPTAEERRRLRETVAALAERAEAAVADLPVDAEILQVGSTARDTWLAGDRDIDLFVAFPPDLDREHLEEYGLQVGHAVLPDGHEEYAEHPYVVGTYDGYDVDLVPCFDVADATAIQSAVDRTPFHTRYLEDRLDDDLADEARVAKQFCKGIGVYGSDLRTRGFSGFLLELLVCEYGGFRPLVAAAADWHPPVELDPESHGAVSFDDPLVVVDPTDPERNVAAVCSAENVARLQHYARELLAGPRVGLFEPADPDPLDAAAVREHVAARETTPLAVRFEAPDLVEDQLWPQLEKSLAGLVDELDRRGFEVLRAEALAREDAADAALFLELSVADLPAVERHEGPPVHVSEHARNFLDAYADTDTYGLFIDGDRYVVERERDVASAAAFCRSDRLFDVALGAGVGSALREGYEVLTGEAVADLAGAFGVELARYFAPRP is encoded by the coding sequence ATGTCCGAGGACGACTTCGCGGCGGTGACGGCGACGGTCCGCGGGCGGGTCGTCCCCACAGCGGAGGAACGCCGCCGGCTCCGGGAGACCGTCGCCGCCCTCGCCGAGCGCGCCGAGGCCGCCGTCGCTGACCTGCCCGTCGACGCCGAAATCCTCCAGGTCGGCTCGACCGCACGGGACACCTGGCTCGCCGGCGACCGCGATATCGACCTCTTTGTGGCCTTCCCGCCCGACCTCGACCGCGAGCATCTCGAGGAGTACGGCCTCCAGGTCGGGCACGCCGTCCTCCCGGACGGCCACGAGGAGTACGCCGAACACCCCTACGTCGTCGGTACCTACGACGGCTACGACGTCGACCTGGTCCCCTGTTTCGACGTCGCGGACGCGACCGCCATCCAGTCGGCGGTCGACCGCACCCCCTTTCATACCCGCTACCTCGAAGACCGTCTCGACGACGACCTGGCCGACGAGGCCCGGGTCGCCAAGCAGTTCTGCAAGGGGATCGGCGTCTACGGCAGCGACCTCCGGACCCGCGGGTTCTCGGGCTTTCTGCTCGAGTTGCTCGTCTGCGAGTACGGCGGGTTCCGCCCGCTCGTCGCTGCCGCCGCCGACTGGCACCCGCCGGTCGAACTCGACCCCGAGAGCCACGGCGCTGTCTCCTTCGACGACCCGCTCGTCGTCGTCGACCCGACCGACCCCGAGCGCAACGTCGCCGCGGTCTGCTCGGCCGAGAACGTCGCCCGGCTCCAGCACTACGCCCGCGAGCTGCTCGCCGGCCCCCGTGTCGGCCTGTTCGAGCCTGCCGACCCCGACCCGCTGGACGCCGCGGCCGTCCGCGAGCACGTCGCCGCCCGGGAGACGACGCCGCTGGCCGTCCGGTTCGAGGCCCCCGACCTCGTCGAGGACCAGCTGTGGCCCCAGCTCGAGAAGTCACTCGCCGGTCTGGTTGACGAACTCGACCGCCGGGGGTTCGAGGTGCTCCGGGCCGAAGCGCTGGCCCGCGAGGACGCCGCGGATGCCGCGCTCTTTCTGGAGCTTTCGGTCGCCGACTTGCCGGCCGTCGAGCGCCACGAGGGGCCGCCGGTCCACGTCAGCGAGCACGCCCGGAACTTCCTCGACGCCTACGCCGACACCGACACCTACGGCCTCTTCATCGACGGCGACCGCTACGTCGTCGAGCGCGAGCGGGACGTCGCGTCGGCGGCCGCGTTCTGCCGGAGCGACCGGCTGTTCGACGTCGCGCTCGGCGCGGGCGTCGGGTCCGCCCTGCGGGAGGGATACGAGGTGTTGACCGGCGAGGCCGTCGCCGACCTCGCAGGCGCGTTCGGGGTCGAACTGGCCCGCTACTTCGCGCCACGGCCCTGA
- a CDS encoding ArsR family transcriptional regulator, with protein MWDDRILEWMRENDGSGTPKQISDSGLIRVSRTQIGRRMKKLAEHDLLRHVGNGAYVITDEGKAYLEEEYDAEEGVYVNQETPGENSPESSQGMNDA; from the coding sequence GTGTGGGACGACCGCATTCTGGAGTGGATGAGAGAGAACGACGGGAGCGGGACGCCGAAGCAGATCAGCGATAGTGGGTTGATTAGAGTCTCACGGACACAGATCGGGAGACGAATGAAGAAGCTTGCCGAGCACGACCTACTCAGGCACGTCGGGAATGGCGCGTATGTGATCACCGACGAGGGGAAGGCATACCTGGAGGAGGAGTACGACGCCGAAGAAGGGGTGTACGTGAATCAAGAGACTCCAGGAGAGAACAGCCCTGAATCCAGCCAGGGAATGAACGACGCATAA
- a CDS encoding DMT family transporter, whose product MTARFGQRRVALAAVGVAVAAASTSAILIRLSAAPEPAMAFYRVCFTTLLLLPLARGSGGSFSRRDLLVAGVAGLALAAHFATWFASVDLTTVAASVTLVQTQPLFVAAGAVFLLGATLGRRTVVGIALAIAGVVVLSADGLSGTVAPDPLLGNALALVGAVAAAAYVLSGRSVRQRVPLVPYVLVVYTVAALGLLAVALATDAALLGYPPREWALFLGMAVGPGILGHTLINWALEHVESTVVSVSLVGEPVGSATLAALLFGEVPGILTLAGGAVVVAGIVLVAVSRE is encoded by the coding sequence CTGACGGCCCGCTTCGGCCAGCGCCGGGTGGCGCTGGCGGCCGTCGGGGTGGCCGTCGCCGCCGCCAGCACCAGCGCCATCCTCATCCGGCTCAGCGCGGCCCCCGAGCCGGCGATGGCCTTCTATCGCGTGTGCTTCACGACGCTGCTCCTGCTCCCGCTTGCCCGCGGCAGCGGGGGGTCGTTCTCCCGCCGGGACCTGCTCGTCGCCGGCGTCGCGGGGCTGGCGCTCGCGGCTCACTTCGCCACCTGGTTCGCGAGCGTCGACCTCACCACGGTCGCCGCCTCGGTGACCCTGGTCCAGACCCAGCCGCTCTTCGTCGCCGCCGGGGCCGTCTTCCTGCTTGGGGCGACGCTGGGCCGCCGGACCGTCGTCGGCATCGCGCTCGCCATCGCCGGTGTGGTCGTCCTCTCGGCGGACGGCCTCTCGGGTACCGTGGCGCCCGACCCCCTGCTCGGGAACGCGCTCGCACTGGTGGGCGCGGTCGCGGCCGCCGCCTACGTCCTCTCCGGCCGGAGCGTCCGCCAGCGCGTCCCGCTCGTTCCCTACGTGCTCGTCGTCTACACCGTGGCGGCGCTGGGCCTGCTCGCGGTCGCGCTCGCGACCGACGCCGCCCTGCTCGGCTACCCACCCCGCGAGTGGGCGCTCTTTCTCGGGATGGCCGTCGGCCCCGGCATTCTGGGCCATACGCTGATCAACTGGGCGCTCGAACACGTCGAGTCGACGGTCGTCAGCGTCTCGCTCGTCGGCGAGCCGGTCGGCAGCGCCACACTCGCCGCGCTCCTCTTCGGCGAAGTTCCCGGGATACTGACACTTGCCGGCGGCGCGGTCGTCGTCGCCGGCATCGTGCTCGTGGCGGTCTCGCGGGAGTGA
- a CDS encoding group I intron-associated PD-(D/E)XK endonuclease, translating into MEEFARQFNKLEETQKRGQATEALLKAQFVVRDTPVLVPEYDNEPYDFVAEIEDTFYKIQAKTAYPSPKGGTVLFETVSTRARSDGYVRDDYRDTIDFFAVHNPVLSEQYLIPIAEAADGKMEIRFTEPENNQREGINWHEEYLLDTVLSDILQTV; encoded by the coding sequence ATTGAAGAATTCGCCAGGCAATTCAACAAACTCGAAGAGACACAGAAGCGAGGCCAGGCGACCGAAGCACTTCTGAAGGCACAGTTTGTGGTGAGAGACACCCCTGTTCTCGTTCCAGAATACGACAACGAGCCCTACGATTTCGTCGCTGAGATCGAGGATACTTTCTACAAGATACAGGCGAAGACGGCGTACCCCAGCCCCAAAGGGGGAACAGTACTGTTCGAGACTGTCAGTACTCGGGCACGGAGTGATGGATACGTTCGGGACGACTACCGTGATACGATAGATTTCTTCGCAGTCCACAATCCGGTACTCTCGGAACAGTACCTGATACCTATCGCAGAGGCCGCAGACGGCAAGATGGAGATTCGCTTCACCGAGCCGGAGAACAACCAGCGCGAAGGGATCAATTGGCACGAGGAGTACCTGCTGGACACTGTTCTTTCTGACATACTACAGACGGTGTAG